CGTGAGGCttctttaaaaactttacatatcCTTCTTTCTTTATAATGCTTTCCACTTTGATGAGGTTCTCAGTTTCAGACACACTGAAGCATCCGAACAGCATCATACACCCACCACCTGTTTCACTGTGGAGACGATGTTCTTTGGGCTGTACGCTTCTTCCTTCTTTCTCGAAACATCTCTGTGGCCAAAGAACTCTAGTTTTTGTCTTAACTGACCAGAGGACGTACTTCCAGTACACATAAAATTCCAGCTTATTCTAGTTTATTCTATAATATTCCAGTTTATTCCAGTGAAATCTTTCTGCAGGTTGTTCTTAGCATACTTTAGTCTGGCTCGAAGATGTCTCTTGTGTAGAAGTGGCgttttttgtggtttattgCAGACCACTCCTGCCCAGGGTGGCGTTGACTGTCTTCTTTGAGATTACATATCTTGACTTGGCTAAGTCATTCAATAGTCTCTTGGCAGTTGTTCTGGGTTTTTGACACATCTCTCACAAGTTTTCTTTCCAGAGTATTTGAAATCTTTCACTTCCTGCCTCTGCCAGACTTCTCTGTTCTCTGCTGTTTGAATTTCATGATGATACTTCTCACTCCAGTTCTTAACACTTGTGAGCATCAATAAATCTTTTTATCAAGTCTAAACTGAGGTATTTTGTTTGTTGCATGCTGTTTTCTCAAGTGACAGCTCAAACCTTTGGTGAAGGTTTTATATTGTGTGTAAATTAAAAGATAATCCTcagttttaacttgattttacaAGTCTTGACCATTACATAGTTAAAGCACATCACTGAACAGCACTGATTGGTGCTATCGCTCAATAAAAAAGTCAGTTCTTCAGGGGGCTAATAATATTGTCCTCATCTGTAAATACTCCAGCATCTCAACACGTGTGCATGCATGCTACTTTGCAGACAGCTACCTGGATGCATGGAGCTTCATTTTCACTTGATTGTGCAAAGATGTACAGCTGAATTCAAACTCCAACATGAAGTTAACctgcaaacaaaaaagagagcagCAACTTGCTGAAGTGCTACATCTCACCTGGAGGAAGAGAAGTATGTGTGGGCTGAGTTGAGTGATTGATGGAGCTATTTCCTCAGCACGAACGTACCTTTGACTGGGAGCGAAAAACTGGATAACTGACATTGCATGAGTGGCTGTTGGCGCTAAGAGCTGTGCACTCGATCTTGAAGTGGGCAACCTCCTACGATGAAAGAAAAGACACGAAGAAAGAGAGGATCTGTGCATGTAGATAGATGTTTATGGTTACATGGTCCCTCATGTAATAGCAGTACATGTGCTGTGTTTACCCTGATGCTAAGGCTGGAGAAGTGGAGGTTGCGTGAGTAGTTCAGCGTCAGGCTGGTGTTGTAGGCGTTTTCCAGTCTGTTCTGAAGCTGCACCTCCACTGCCAGACGCCTACGAGGGCTGCGAATCACATAAGGCTTTTGTCTGTGGAGGAAACACAATGAAAACTCACTGAGACCAAAAAAGGGAAGAGAGGGAACACCAGAATATCTCAGTTCTGTACCTTGTCCCAGAGATGTCCATGTGTGCCTGTAGCACCAGGTCAGTTGTACACACATCATCCTCACCACAGTCTTTAAAAAATGGGATCTGGACAGGTTTGGGAGGCAGGGGTAGCATGTTGAATGAATGTGGACAACATCAAGGATATATAGCGCTAATTTTTGTGCCACTCACAGATTTGTTGATAGTAGTCGGCCACCCTTCATCCAGCACGGGACCACTTTCTGTGTTGTTGATCTTAAACCACAGTGAGAAGCTGATAGGACGAATGTAATCTGCTGTGTCCTACATTGAAGacagaatatttttttaaaaacccaaagAAATGTGACTTTCCCATCCTGCTGTGTATGAGTGAAAGATGGAAGGTGTGTACCGACACTCACATAGACATGGAAGGGAAGTTTGTAGCACAGAGTTTTCCCTGTCTGGGCTCGGACAGCCAGCTGGGTCTGTCGGTGGGAGCTGTCATCAAACAGCGCCCGTGCTGACAACTTCCTGTCATCCAACATGGCCCGCACCCACAGATCTGAAGAGAAATCATGCAACTGAGGCAAAAACTCCATGGATATGCTACTTAATGTAGGGTtcataaaatatatacatatatgtataaaatatatataaatatataaatgtttcAACCAAAGCTGTTGCTGTGTGGTCTTGGGGAGCGCGACACGGCTGTAAAGCAGGCGGTGGCATTCAGACAGGCGGATTCTCTGCCTCCTCTGTGGCAGGTCTTCTGAATGACATTAATGGAGTGCGGCTGGAAGGACAGACTCACATTGATCTGGACAATGCTGCGAGAGCTAGAGACAGAAGGGACAGTCTCAAAAAGCAGTATTTATCCATGTGTGTGCACAGTTGTAACAGCCAGTAGAATTTTTTGTTATGATTCTAAATGAGGGAACTCGTTGTTTATAGATGATACACGTTATGTTTTATGTTGCTTCATTATCTAACACTGCTTGCACTGCTTTCTGCCTGTTACACTTTTCATCCCACCAACCTGAGCAGTACAGCACTTCCCTGCGCTCCCACTGCCAAGTCTATTAGGTCATCTCCATCCAAATCCAATCGAGCACTCAAGCTTCGGCCAAAATACTGCAGGGAGGGGGAAACTGATGATGCAGCTATCCGCTGTTATAAGGAGAGAGGCTGGAATTAGTCTGAGTACTGAGATGCACCAGTAAACTTGCAGTTGTAAAAAGGGGCATACCTGTTTATAGTTGTGGATGACATAAATACCGTCTCCGTGATAAACATAGATGGCCCCCCGGTGTTCGTCCTCCAGTGGGGCTCCCACCAGCAGATCCGTGAAGCCGTCATGGTTCAGATCTGGAGTGGGTGCCAGTGCATAACCAAACCTGGCATCCTGGGACTTATTGTTTGACTTCAGCGTACCATTGGATACAAAAACGTCCTCCTGCGAGACACAAAGAGGAGGAAACAAAGATAGATGAGTGGATGGTAACAGGAGATCCTGTAGGAGTAAAACAGGGCTATCATTCATTGTTGTATATGACAGGAATGTTTGCATAATAATTGATATGAAGGTGATCGATCCATGCTGCTGCTGTCTTACTCCGTTGAGAGTGTAGATGTAGACTCGTCCAGCCTCCTTGTTTCCTGATCCAAGGTACATTGGAGCAGCAACCAGAAGGACATCAGTGATGCCATCCTGGTTGATGTCTAGCCCACACACTTCACTGCCGAAATACGAGCCAATCTAAACACAGATACATGTTATTTCATCTTACCGCCAGCAGGGGGAGCGCTTGCTTTAACTCAGAGAAATCAGACTCCTACTGTTTGCTGttataatattaaaaacaactgAAGGGAGACTCAAGCAAGGGCTTTACCTGCTCTCCATTAAGCGCCTGCACAATGTTGACATCGCCTTCATCGCTGAGTTCAAACAGAATGACTTTGCCTTTGTGTTTGAATCGAGGAGCTCCAGCTACATACACCCTCTTCCAGTCACCAGTTATCACAGAGGTCACCGTGTAACCTGGAAACGCATATAAACACACCTCATTCAACACTGAAAACCCTAATCTAAGGCTCTTAAAGAGTTACATTAATGctgtaacatgtttttaatcCATTGCAATGCCAGTAAAtcaatatgaataaaatattcaCATTAGGTAAATGGCTACATTTCTGTAGTCATGTTTCCTCCATTTCCATTCACTTCATGCAGATGAGAGTGTGGTCTGAATTATCAGCTACAGAAAGGCCATAAAAAGGTCCAACCTTCTCACTTTGGCAATTATTTTGTATCTTATATTAAATGGAAAGACCAGgaatgtttggtttgtttgaaaAAAGTTGTTATTTGATATTTTATAAACCAATATTTGCCATTCTTCTTAGGAGAGTGGGGACAACTCACGCTCTCCAGTATGGTTTAATATGGTCATCTGCATTTGTAATACCAGGGTAATGGTGAGCCATTACATGACTGTTTCACCAATGAAgatagttttttttctatttttttttcaataccaCAAACAATAAGAGCAAAGAACAAAGCATTCAGTGTCATGTTTGGTGGTATGATATGTGGTTACCTAAATAAGCAGCATGATTTTTGAGCTCCAGAGGAAACTCGCTTTCAAAGGCCTCTCTGGATGGCACGATTCGCCCATTGGTCCCTTCTTTCAACACACCTCCATCCCAGTCGTAGGCCCCCACCATGCCAAACAAAATGCCATCCTGAAGAATAGAGCAGGGTATGAATGATGTGCAGAGACAAAACTCAACGAATTACtggaagaataaaataaaataaaaagaattaaatAAAGTTGGACTTACATCTAGAGTGTGCGTGGAGAAGCCGATCTGAGACATCTCCATGTGGAACGAGCTCTCGTTGTAACCCAGCGTACCTAAAGGAGGAAAACAAGTCATTCCGTGCTCCTTTGCCCATCTCCTCCCTTccctttcctctctctttctgatCGTTGGCATCCTCGCTCACACTGAAGACAGACACTGGAGGTGGCAGACATTTCCTTTTCTCCCATCTCTTCCTCTCAGATTTCCCTGAACATTGAAGGGTGGCATCGCTTTTCATCGTCCTTCCTATCATCTTcccacaaatactatgacagcTGAACATACcctttttcagctttcattgttttgttctCCCATGTACATCCTCCCCACACATTTCTTTCCTTATGTAGTTTTCTTTGCCAATTAGACAGATAGacagctctcatttctttaatttcaccacatttattcttcaacacagtctgaactctcatAGGCAGGTTTTctgtcttcaggaatagttcttcatgcttcttgaaggacattcagagctctttggatgtttctgccttttgttctgttctctgtcacatTGATCCCACTATGCTTCACTAATGTTGAGGTTCAGGTTTTATAGAGGCTCATTGTCGCCTCGTCTGCTTTGTACACATTGATCCAaacttcaaatttggattcatcccTCCGAAAAACCTGTTGCTACTTATCTACACTCTTTTAATTTAGCATAGCTCAGCCTTTTCTACCTTTTTAcattccttaagaatggcttctttccactgagaccatttctgacgAGGCTTCAGTGGATCAGGTGGATCTCTCCTGTCTTGTGTCTGGACTTTCAGAAACTGTTCACCTGCACTGCTTCTTTtgctctgcacatgtccagTTTCCTAAACACACTGCAGATTATGCTGAGTTTTTGTCTGTATATTCAAAGAAATGGGgaaacatttttatgtatttgtccGTTATGtttagacacaacactggttcatccattGAGTCAGGtcccttttttatgcttgaatgattcataggtcagtgttaactagcttcacaaacaaaacaactttccTCAGGTGCATGGGCAGAAGTGAAAATTAGTAAAAagagcagccaatgtccaaagaaaaactttgagaGACCTTTGAAAACCCtgaagaactattgctcaagaccactttaaaaatgtacacGAAAGTCTGGGTCCTTTtctgaagcaaaatataaagaaataagcagtgactcaagactttttcacagcactgtgcaaCCATTCTGTCTTTCTTGCTTGTGAGCAGCAGCTAGTACATTTTATGCAGCACAACACAGCAGGTAAACTGCTGATAAACCATGTGGTTTGAAAGGCTAAACATGCTTTCTGATTTTAACACTGTCACCTTCCAGAGTGAAGATGCGATCTCCCAGTGCATCAACAATGTCGTTGAGCGCAGCTTCGTCCGTAACATTGAAAAAATATTTGTCGTCAGGGTCGCTGGCGATGAACTTGATCTCCTTAATGAAAGTTTCAGGGTCTTGCTGTCTCCGGATGTAATGACCCAGGACCTGAAGAAAGTCAGAAATGTAAAAGACCACATGGGAAATGAATGAGCACATAACACAAGCTCAATAAAATATTGATGAAAGACCACAGATGAAATTCCGATGTATACAAGCAGGTGCTCATCCATGTTTCTGCTGTGACTATCAGTAAAATCGACACTGTTTGGAGATGTGCCAGTTTCGGTGTCATTTACCGATAATTAAATGATACCTACAGTCAACAAATCGAGTGGAAAACATAAGATGGAAGGAAATGGCAGCCACCAGAGATTTGTAAATGAGGAGCACAGGCCTAGCTGCGAGGTGAAGAAATGACTGATGCAGAGAATATACTGCAGCGGCAAAGGCTTATGGCTTAACGCCTGAAGTACAAATGAGAAAATTCCATAAGAGAAACCAAACCCAAGATCTCCCCCTGTGACTTTAGCTGCCAAGCAAACTAAGGAAATCCTCTGTTTTCAAAGGGCAGGGGTGCAGTGTGTAACATAAGGCGAGCCTACATATAAATATGTACATTATGAACTTGTAGAAGTTGAGAAATTCCATTCAGACTGCCAAATGCTGCGAGCGCTCACGTGGTCATAAAAGGGCAACAGGGAAAGAAGAACTATAAAGTAAATGTAACTCTTCTGATTGGTTTGATTCCACTTTACAAGTGTCCATACGTACGGTGCTGCCTAAATGCTTTAGCCTCTGGGCTGCACTGATGtataaaacacagttttcagTGACCGGGCGCTTGTTTTGCTCTTGTTTTGAGTGCCCTAACCCCCTTAGCAAGCCATTTTCACTGctcgcacacatgcacacacacacagactgcagcacagagagcaacatgaaaacatggctTCAAGCAATAATTACCTCTCATCACTTTGACTTTTTTTGGCAAACATTCAAACCACCAAACCCACCCCATTCACTGTCGTTTGCTTCagccattttttgtttgtttgttttgttatttaagGCTGTGACAGTGTATAAAATGTCTGCTCTAGCAGCACCTTAAATATCTGTCACTacctcagaggttcccaaagtgtggggcccgccccctagggggggcgtagagccattgcagggggggcacggtatgaaaagaaaaaaaaaacaacagaaagcttggacactgctagcataatggacaggtttttgacggggctcccacacaaacgcaaagcaggagatgaagcatcgccaaacatgtttccaaaccaacttccttccaagccaaagactagaaaatatggtgaaacatatcttccctttggcttcacctgcacaagtgccaaggtaggtcttcttgtaatgactactcctgacattttggacatgttagctctttatgcagtaaagttacagcggcatacaaataatatcaggctgatcctgccgtaatttgtttcccctgttcaaatcaaggacaaacagtatcccacatctgtttttgtttttgaacccattttgcacagagaggcattttttgaaaaatgtattgatagtagggctgggtatcgtcactgatttctagaatcgattcaatgccgattcacaaggtcccgaaccGATttgatccacgattcgatttaattcgatttgattcgatttgaatctgggaaattttgacagtcagaaatattataattcagatcagtacattgacatatttttgtatcaataaaaaggaagctgacacacacaagactttatcaaaggtgtgagcatcacagcagatgcctttgtgtcaaagtagctgaagataaaacacagaaaaacatgaaggtggttttcctggcctgggattttataaaaatattctgcagtacatcaaaaacgaaagaaaaccattaatcaacatatgaacgttacctctgacttacagcggttttattagagacacggctaagcgttttgcataatttaaaaaagtttaaagtggttcagtattgaacagcagaaatgaggttttcttttcggaagaatgtaaaagggaaaaaacggcggccgacagcgctgtaaacaacggtagagttgtgcgtaacaagcaagcgaataatgcagaaaacatatttttagacgggaaactgttcttgaagtacacacagagagagagagcggtgcatcgtggctgaagcaaaacagtaaaagtcagagtgaattcatgacgatgtttatgtgaagcgtagtttggatcttcttctgctgctggttcggtcaatattgtttggagagagataaaactaacagctttagaatcagcgcaaaaaggacgtgaacacaaagcgcggacctgccgaaacatcagaatcagcgagctgtcggctttcagccccgaccgtgagAAAGgcaacatctcactgattctgggtcgcgctgtgtgtgtgtgtgcgcgaacatttttcttgtaaaacaaaggggggcctggcaaaaaaagtttgggaaccactgcactACCTGTTTGATTCCCTCCGTGAAACTGTGGTTCACAAAGTATTTTGTTTCTGCAGcatattttattactttctcCAGGTGGTTTTTGGAGCCAAAGAGTTTCTGATATCATAGACACAATAAAATTTCATCTGTACTTCTCAAaccttttgtacttttttttagaGACATTTTTCTCTTTGATTCACACACTTTCCTTAAGAAATGGTCTATATTAAAACTGTAATCTAGAGAAACAGTGGCTGTAATAGGTGCTACTGGATTTTCAGAGTGGCGTTAGTTTGACCACTAGTTTGGCtgatgaattattttcattctaAACTActgaatgaaaataattcatcaTTTGCTTTGTGGATGATGAATCCAAACAGCTTTCAAGATTCATCAGTATCATCTGAATCAGTTTTAGTCCTAACTGGGAACTGCTGGTGTCCTAACAGACCAAACCAGGGGTTCTTATGCTGAGTAACGGATCTCCTTGGTGGGCCACAGAGTCATTGCAGGCTGAGTGTGGATAAGAGGAAAAATATGGAtcaaaaaaatgttgaacaaaaattattttgtaGTAAAATTAATAAGTAAAAAATGTATATGGTGATTCTGTACAGAGCTTTATTTCCACAAATATTCAacatgaatctttttttttacttttagtcaTATAAGAAATTAAATATCAGGTACATTTTCAGGGATTCTGGAAGGAAACATACTAAAAACTCTCAATCTATAGATGTTAACTCCAGCTTCTTATCATgttaagaaaataataatgatcTCAACATAACAGATTCCTGTGATTATAGCTCTAAACTATTATAAAGAATATTAAACATTTCCCTTTGACTATTACAGAAACACTACAAACTTATCTGTATGCTCTGATACCACTAAAAGCTGTTAGAAATACATCTTTATCTTGGCCCACCAGTGCTTAATGAACAGAGTGAAATTAGTGGTTTCCTTAGATGTTTTCCTGTAGCGAAACATTAAAAGAAGCAGATTTGGGGAGACATGGGAGAATATTCACTGATGATGGTCTGATTAAACTGCAGGATTTGTTGTTCCAGACGTAGGGCTTACTCGTTGTTTCAACAGAACAAATTATTGTAACTGACTCGTACTGTAAATAAGCTTCTCCAACCAGTGATCAGTTTATCTGATCTTCTCTAATCTACATCTGTTTCCAAAGTGGCCCTTTGCCACTCTTCCTGCATGCTTGGCTCATGTTCTCCTCTTCTGCGGTTCCAGTGGAGCCTTTAGGTTCGTTTGCTTTTCTTGTGGGGTAGGGAGGGGTCTGCAACCAGTCTTGCCAACTAGAGTCTGTCTGGCTCTCAGATACAAACCACGCCACCACTcggtgtttttctgtgtgttgaGGGGGTCGGGTGGGGCTGGAAAGGAAGAGTTTTTGTTCCCAGTTGGCTATTTTAGTAGACCCAAGTGGGTCATTTTGTAATTTGGAGTTATTTTGGGGTGGGGTGGCGTTGATATTGTCTGGTTCATTCGGGGTGTATATATTTGCTATACCACTTTCACACAATGTGTTAGGAATGCCAGGGATGCGCTGCACATCCCGCATATGGCATCGGTTAGttggttgtgtgtgttttccacaACAGTTTTTATTAGTATTGTAGAAAGAATTTCTGAATCAGAAACCCCCAAAGATTATCGTTCTGTTAGGGTAGCACCTGCCCAGATTGGACAACGTGTACTCACAGCGATTGCATATCGGGTgatgtttctttctttgcacTTCTCCAGAGCACCTTCTAGTTCATCCCCATCGTGGGACTCTCCATCTGTGACTACGATCATCACCTTGGTGGCACCCTCCCTCGCTCCACGCTCAGGACTGAAAGCCTCTGTGCTacaaaggaagagagagagacatataaagcttaaaaaaatatacGTCAGGTGGTCTTACTGATCTTGTGAAACAGAATCTGATCTGAGGCACGGAGAACGAAAGAAAAACAGGGTCAAAGTGTATGAATGAAAGGGAGGCTACCAATGAGTATCAAGTAATTTAAATAAACATCCTCTGTAAGAAAACACACGACATTAAGCATTTCtctgagaaaagaaaagctaGTAAAAACACTGAGTTTTAGTTTCTTTCATCAAGCGCGATATAAGTGGCCCAAGTCACAGCTGGACCtttccacaactttattagtccGACTTGACACACATGCATCAGCTGCCAGTTGACTCCAATCGGTCACTGCGTGCAGCGTGGATGTGTCACTGCACACAAGAACCACATTTGTGCATTCCAGTCCAGCTGTGCTATGACACACAGACGAAAA
This sequence is a window from Oreochromis aureus strain Israel breed Guangdong linkage group 11, ZZ_aureus, whole genome shotgun sequence. Protein-coding genes within it:
- the itga10 gene encoding integrin alpha-10 gives rise to the protein MELRKYLLCLEFILLLKELCQCFNIDVKHPRIFTGPEDALFGFSVLQHEAHGEKSMLVGAPWDGPPNNRKGDVYKCSVGREKNSSCNKVNLGETALQNVSKNLRNSHLGMTLTPTSPDGFLACAPLWSQECGTSMFSTGICASVSDDLEPRETIAPTAQRCSTYMDIVIVLDGSNSIYPWYEVQNFLSNILSKFHISSDQMQVGILQYGEVAIHEWSLKDYQTTQEVVEAAKNISRQEGRETRTAYAIETACTEAFSPERGAREGATKVMIVVTDGESHDGDELEGALEKCKERNITRYAIAVLGHYIRRQQDPETFIKEIKFIASDPDDKYFFNVTDEAALNDIVDALGDRIFTLEGTLGYNESSFHMEMSQIGFSTHTLDDGILFGMVGAYDWDGGVLKEGTNGRIVPSREAFESEFPLELKNHAAYLGYTVTSVITGDWKRVYVAGAPRFKHKGKVILFELSDEGDVNIVQALNGEQIGSYFGSEVCGLDINQDGITDVLLVAAPMYLGSGNKEAGRVYIYTLNGEDVFVSNGTLKSNNKSQDARFGYALAPTPDLNHDGFTDLLVGAPLEDEHRGAIYVYHGDGIYVIHNYKQRIAASSVSPSLQYFGRSLSARLDLDGDDLIDLAVGAQGSAVLLSSRSIVQINVSLSFQPHSINVIQKTCHRGGRESACLNATACFTAVSRSPRPHSNSFDLWVRAMLDDRKLSARALFDDSSHRQTQLAVRAQTGKTLCYKLPFHVYDTADYIRPISFSLWFKINNTESGPVLDEGWPTTINKSIPFFKDCGEDDVCTTDLVLQAHMDISGTRQKPYVIRSPRRRLAVEVQLQNRLENAYNTSLTLNYSRNLHFSSLSIREVAHFKIECTALSANSHSCNVSYPVFRSQSKVNFMLEFEFSCTSLHNQVKMKLHASSDSVERQDTLKDNSVQLQTFVQYEPDLFVSSESNLNRYEVHPTRTMSEAIGPEFYTHLRLQNLGCYSVSNLELRLHLPSVAAGDRVFMTVTDVFSINVTVNCSVLSDAAQLKARQGDVRPLHPEDMMQDDMLNCSRSWCTEVVCQVKQLPRGKDAIIRVSRRVHDDFFRHAKYKSVKIIGAYRLTAQETNLITLSAGTVWRETVLEVLKGRAIPISLWILIGSIIGGLLLLALIIFILWKLGFFTRKQREEDENHED